Within the Brevinematia bacterium genome, the region GAGCATATTCCAAGACTTTTGGTTGAGATTGTGTATAAGAAGGGAACTTACCTACACATCGGCGAGCTTGATGCGCTAGTTAGAGTGAAACTTAACGGTGTTGCAAGGGATGAGGAGATAAGAGATATCAGCCAAGTTGTTCTTGACCTGACAGAGTTTAAAGACGTTTTGGAGCGATACAAAGAGAAAATATCGTATGTCTTGTATGCTATCAATCCTCGCTTGATAACGGTGCCGAGGATAGAGGAAGTTTTTAGTAGTGTAAGGGCTTTTGAGGTTGATTTTGAGAAACTATAGAGGTTGGGTATGAAGGAGGAGCTTCAGAAGGTTGTAGTGTTTGATATTTACGGCAGGCTTGCGCATTTTAGGAGGTTTTCAACAACCTCCTCACCTCTTTCATTTTGCTTCCCTCCCCCAACAACCGTAAGAGGAATGATAGGAGCGATAGTCGGAATAAGTAAGGAAGAATACATTGAGGAATGCAACCAGTTGGATATCGCCGTAAGGATAAACGGGTCTATAGAAAAAACTATCATGATGGGACTCAATTACCTTGACACGAAAGAAGGTTGCTACATAGACCCTACTGTGGTTTGTAAAAGAGGACACACACAAATTAGAATTGAGTTTATCAAAGACCCTAGTTATAGGATATATGTGAAGGCAGGAAGTGAGAAAGGAGTTTGGCTTCTGAACGCACTGCATAACTTTGTCAAAAATGGGCAATCCCGTTTTACAGTATCCCTTGGGCTTGCGCAACTTACAGCAAACATAAGGTATGTGGGGAAAGGGAAGATGTTGAGGGTAGGTAGGGTTGGTAGTGTTGATAGCGTGTGTCCATCAAGACTTATCAAGACACCTAGGAACAAAGGAGATAAGAAAATAGTTTTTGAGAGAGTCCCTTCAGTGATGAAAAGTGAGAGAGTGCCATATAAGTATGAGCTTACACTTGCCGAGATAACAGGAAGCACCATTGAAGGCTTGATTGACAACATCACCACGGTTGAGTATTACAGTGAAGTTGAGAATAAGACAAACATTGACAACGTTTTTTTCTTCACAGCTCAAGAAAATAATGTTGAGGTGGGGGTATGAAGTCTAATATTCTTTCGCATCTTAACAAACATCTTGAGGAACACATAAACGGCTGTCTAAAACATTTTAGAAACGAGATATCAAGGATGGAAGTTGATGAAAAACTTAAGAAAGCGATAGAAATACTGATAGTTTGCCATGACATAGGCAAAGCAACCAGTTATTTCCAAGAATACATAAGAGGAGGTAAGAAGAACATTTACACAAACCACTCGCTTCTTTCGTCCGTGTTTGCCTTCTACATAACAAAAGAAATCCTAAACGACATTAAACTTGCAGCTTACAGCTTCGTTGCTTGCAAAAACCACCACTCCGACCTCTGGAACTCAAAAGAGCAAAACATCAACTTCTTTCTTAACGAGCTTAGCATCATATCTCTTTTCATCTCCCCAGACCCTAATAAGGAAATAGCTATTGACTACCTAAAGAAACAAGCCGATAGCATAAATTTTGATGAACTGCATCTGTTTGTCAGTAATCTTGATGTTTCTGATGACATAAAAAATACTTTAACTGTGTCAAAGCAAAAGGTTTTTGAGTGGATTGAAAAAATACACAATGAGCTAATAAGCATAAAAGCGGAACATATTGTATCAAAAGCCACAAACCGTGATGTTAATATAATCTTTGATGACATTGGCGATTACTTCACTTTTCTGCTAATGTTCTCTTCTCTTGTTTTTGCTGACAAGAAAGACGCAACAATGCCAACCGACCTAAACTTCAACGTTAAGCCCTATAACTTTAATGAAAACATCGTTGAGGAATACAAAAAACACCTAAACACAACTTACACTATAAACGAACACAGAGAAAAAGCATACAAAGAAGTTTTAAAGAACAATATTGATAAACTTTTGAAAGATGGGAACAGGTTTTTCTCCATTACTCTTCCGACAGGAATGGGTAAAACACTCACAGGATTTGCTTTCGCTCTAAAACTAGCAAACCA harbors:
- the cas5b gene encoding type I-B CRISPR-associated protein Cas5b, which produces MKEELQKVVVFDIYGRLAHFRRFSTTSSPLSFCFPPPTTVRGMIGAIVGISKEEYIEECNQLDIAVRINGSIEKTIMMGLNYLDTKEGCYIDPTVVCKRGHTQIRIEFIKDPSYRIYVKAGSEKGVWLLNALHNFVKNGQSRFTVSLGLAQLTANIRYVGKGKMLRVGRVGSVDSVCPSRLIKTPRNKGDKKIVFERVPSVMKSERVPYKYELTLAEITGSTIEGLIDNITTVEYYSEVENKTNIDNVFFFTAQENNVEVGV